In one Corallococcus sp. EGB genomic region, the following are encoded:
- a CDS encoding glycosyltransferase family 2 protein, with protein MSTLFQSVPEGGLEAASAGELAERIAALRAEPSEANARELAALTEALRRRVPPASTPLSPLLTAARLAVPFEFSVPPSHRASGGQWVTAAKRAFVLGLRPLHVEWLKPQAAFNQRVLRVLERLEARRDQGTREDLTEWVRGQLDGPGAWAGAAPEARGARGFAPVDKAWALAWRAWRRTMRPLLDPLLARQSEWNALMRETLLRVAAAPEAGTLAPMDATHRVARLTALASPLAQPGLPRGVRASAPLWSEVLRRQSRFNGEAVVALAAILGVRTPPPPVPALEDFHHWCTLREAADIQASRAAVQRLPRRPRLSLLVATAGASPAHLRECLASVEAQLYPEWELVLVGPEGGPSLPEPWSPSRRQPRIRRVALSGPADFARALRVGLQAASGDFVGVLGAEDTLAPHALAEVARVLVADPGLDVVYGDEDRLDTRGRRTGPFFKPDWSPDLLRSVDYLGRGVMLRRSLVESVGGFRDGFPGAEEYDLFLRISEASERIGHVPRLLYHRRTGSSGQVSQEGRRALAEHLARRGEDAEVTLPGPGRYRVRYAVKGTPKVSIIVPFKDRPDLLETLTDTLLTRTKYPHFELVLVSNNSVRPETFALLDTLDDPRVVKRTWDFPFNYPAINNWAARQATGELLLFLNNDMEVVDPGWLTELVSHAQRPEVGAVGAKLLFPEGTVQHAGIVVGMTGMAGHPFWRLPDGPIVTPFGHTEWVRNWLSVTSACVMIRRSLFDELGGFDERFLLCGSDVDIGLRLHARGLRVVCTPFARVVHHESASRRTDAIPEPDYWRSFTSYRPWLLKGDPYYNPNLTLLSGDCDLRRHAEDGEALAVRTLAHEVPSARRPPG; from the coding sequence GTGAGCACCTTGTTCCAAAGCGTGCCCGAGGGGGGCCTGGAGGCCGCTTCCGCCGGGGAGCTCGCCGAGCGCATCGCCGCGCTGCGGGCGGAGCCCTCCGAGGCGAATGCGCGGGAGCTCGCGGCGCTGACGGAGGCGCTGCGCCGGCGGGTGCCTCCGGCCAGCACGCCGCTGTCGCCGCTGCTCACCGCGGCCCGGCTCGCGGTGCCGTTCGAGTTCTCCGTGCCACCGTCGCACCGGGCGTCGGGAGGCCAGTGGGTGACGGCCGCCAAGCGCGCCTTCGTGCTGGGCCTGCGTCCGCTCCACGTCGAGTGGCTGAAGCCCCAGGCGGCCTTCAACCAGCGCGTGCTGCGCGTGCTGGAGCGGCTGGAGGCCCGGCGCGACCAGGGCACCCGCGAGGACCTGACGGAGTGGGTCCGGGGGCAGCTGGACGGCCCTGGAGCGTGGGCGGGTGCCGCGCCGGAAGCGCGCGGGGCGCGAGGCTTCGCTCCCGTGGACAAGGCCTGGGCGCTGGCGTGGCGCGCGTGGCGCCGGACGATGCGGCCCCTGTTGGATCCGCTGCTCGCGCGCCAGTCGGAGTGGAACGCGCTGATGCGTGAGACGCTGCTGCGCGTCGCCGCCGCGCCGGAGGCCGGGACGCTGGCGCCGATGGATGCCACCCACCGGGTGGCGCGGCTGACCGCGCTGGCCTCACCGCTGGCCCAGCCGGGGCTGCCCCGGGGCGTCCGGGCCTCCGCGCCGCTGTGGAGCGAGGTGCTTCGCCGGCAGTCCCGCTTCAACGGCGAGGCGGTGGTGGCGCTGGCCGCCATCCTCGGCGTGCGCACGCCGCCGCCGCCCGTGCCCGCTCTGGAAGACTTCCATCACTGGTGCACGCTGCGCGAGGCCGCGGACATCCAGGCCTCACGCGCGGCCGTGCAGCGGCTGCCGCGACGGCCCCGGCTGTCCCTGCTGGTGGCCACCGCGGGGGCCTCTCCCGCGCACCTGCGCGAGTGCCTCGCGTCGGTGGAGGCCCAGCTGTATCCGGAGTGGGAGCTGGTGCTGGTGGGGCCGGAGGGCGGGCCCTCGCTGCCGGAGCCCTGGAGCCCTTCGCGCCGCCAGCCGCGCATCCGCCGGGTCGCGCTCAGCGGGCCCGCGGACTTCGCCCGCGCGCTGCGCGTGGGGCTGCAGGCCGCGAGCGGGGACTTCGTGGGCGTGCTGGGCGCGGAGGACACGCTGGCCCCGCATGCCCTGGCGGAGGTGGCGCGCGTCCTGGTCGCGGATCCGGGCCTGGATGTCGTCTATGGCGACGAGGACCGGCTGGACACGCGCGGCCGCCGCACGGGCCCCTTCTTCAAGCCGGACTGGTCTCCGGACCTGCTGCGCTCCGTGGACTACCTGGGCCGGGGCGTGATGCTGCGCCGCTCTCTGGTGGAGTCCGTGGGCGGCTTCCGCGACGGCTTCCCGGGCGCGGAGGAGTACGACCTCTTCCTGCGCATCAGCGAAGCATCGGAGCGCATCGGCCACGTGCCGCGCCTGCTCTACCACCGGCGCACCGGCAGCTCCGGCCAGGTATCCCAGGAGGGCCGCCGCGCGCTCGCCGAGCACCTGGCGCGCCGGGGCGAGGACGCCGAGGTGACGCTGCCAGGGCCGGGCCGCTACCGCGTGCGGTACGCCGTGAAGGGCACCCCCAAGGTGTCCATCATCGTCCCGTTCAAGGATCGGCCGGACCTCCTCGAGACGCTCACGGATACGCTGCTCACGCGCACGAAGTACCCGCACTTCGAGCTGGTGCTCGTGTCCAACAACAGCGTCCGCCCGGAGACCTTCGCGCTCCTCGACACGCTGGATGATCCGCGCGTGGTGAAGCGCACCTGGGACTTCCCCTTCAACTACCCGGCCATCAACAACTGGGCCGCGCGGCAGGCCACGGGCGAGCTGTTGTTGTTCCTCAACAACGACATGGAGGTCGTGGACCCCGGCTGGCTCACGGAGCTGGTGTCCCACGCACAGCGCCCGGAGGTGGGCGCGGTGGGCGCGAAGCTCCTCTTCCCGGAAGGCACCGTGCAGCACGCGGGCATCGTCGTGGGGATGACGGGCATGGCGGGCCACCCCTTCTGGCGCCTGCCGGACGGGCCCATCGTCACGCCCTTCGGCCACACGGAGTGGGTGCGCAACTGGCTGTCCGTCACCAGCGCGTGCGTGATGATCCGCCGGTCCCTCTTCGACGAGCTGGGCGGCTTCGACGAGCGCTTCCTCCTGTGCGGCAGCGACGTGGACATCGGCCTGCGGCTGCACGCCCGGGGCCTGCGCGTGGTGTGCACGCCCTTCGCGCGCGTGGTGCACCACGAGTCCGCCAGCCGCCGCACGGACGCGATTCCGGAGCCGGACTACTGGCGCTCCTTCACGTCCTACCGGCCGTGGCTGCTCAAGGGCGACCCCTACTACAACCCCAACCTCACGCTGCTGTCGGGGGACTGCGACCTGCGCCGCCACGCGGAGGACGGCGAGGCGCTGGCGGTGCGCACGCTGGCCCACGAGGTGCCCAGCGCGCGCCGTCCGCCGGGGTGA
- a CDS encoding ABC transporter ATP-binding protein, whose product MAQSPTEDAIVIQDVVKNFRKKTIRGEYTTFKSELVRWLRGQRNAAVQGNRFIESLRGVNLRIPKGQTVAILGRNGSGKSTLLKLITGIYAPTSGSIQVNGRISALLDLGAGFHPDFSGRENILINGIILGMSRAEVRAKMDAIIAFSELGEFIDEPVRTYSSGMYMRLAFSVATHVDPDILIIDEILAVGDEHFSKKSLAKMTEFKRLGKTIVLVTHDMSTVERWCDQAAWLDGGRIRRVGTPAEIAAEYRQAVSLAEARSTVFTPPALTEGGGALPSLPEGPVVRDEPPASPSLAVSRVWLSGPRGEELGILSSETRAEVCIEYVARESVEDVEFVLTLSSADGAVLYVTSTRSDRVPLPSPLPPQGRLRFVLPRVGLLGGSYVLSVELKTGNTANPEPGREARCTFSVSTEHDDRGVFRPEHSWVVEEAPAAPVQAVPVSKHVAAS is encoded by the coding sequence ATGGCCCAGTCACCGACCGAGGACGCCATCGTCATCCAGGACGTGGTGAAGAACTTCCGGAAGAAGACCATCCGGGGGGAATACACCACGTTCAAGTCGGAGCTCGTGCGCTGGCTGCGCGGGCAGCGCAACGCGGCTGTCCAGGGCAACCGCTTCATTGAGTCCCTGCGCGGCGTGAACCTGCGCATCCCCAAGGGCCAGACGGTGGCCATCCTGGGGCGCAACGGCTCCGGCAAGAGCACGCTGCTCAAGCTGATCACCGGCATCTACGCGCCCACGTCCGGGAGCATCCAGGTGAACGGGCGCATCTCCGCGCTGTTGGACCTGGGCGCGGGCTTCCACCCGGACTTCTCCGGCCGGGAGAACATCCTCATCAACGGCATCATCCTCGGCATGTCGCGGGCCGAGGTGCGCGCGAAGATGGACGCCATCATCGCGTTCAGCGAGCTGGGGGAGTTCATCGACGAGCCGGTGCGCACGTACTCCAGCGGCATGTACATGCGCCTGGCGTTCTCCGTGGCCACGCACGTGGACCCGGACATCCTCATCATCGATGAGATCCTCGCCGTCGGCGACGAGCACTTCAGCAAGAAGAGCCTCGCGAAGATGACGGAGTTCAAGCGGCTGGGAAAGACCATCGTCCTCGTCACGCACGACATGTCCACCGTGGAGCGCTGGTGCGACCAGGCGGCGTGGCTGGACGGCGGGCGGATCCGCCGCGTGGGGACTCCGGCGGAGATCGCCGCGGAGTACCGCCAGGCGGTGTCGCTCGCGGAGGCGCGCTCCACGGTGTTCACGCCGCCGGCCCTGACCGAAGGGGGCGGGGCGCTGCCCTCGCTGCCGGAGGGCCCGGTGGTGCGGGACGAGCCGCCGGCGTCGCCGTCGCTGGCCGTGTCGCGGGTGTGGCTGAGCGGGCCGCGTGGCGAGGAGCTGGGGATCCTCTCCTCGGAGACGCGGGCGGAGGTCTGCATCGAGTACGTGGCGCGCGAGTCGGTGGAGGACGTGGAGTTCGTCCTCACGCTGTCCAGCGCGGACGGGGCGGTGCTGTACGTGACGAGCACCCGGTCGGACCGGGTGCCGCTGCCGTCGCCGTTGCCGCCGCAGGGGCGGCTGCGCTTCGTGCTTCCACGGGTGGGGCTGTTGGGCGGCTCCTACGTGCTGAGCGTGGAGCTGAAGACGGGCAACACCGCGAACCCGGAGCCGGGCCGGGAAGCGCGCTGCACCTTCTCCGTGTCCACGGAGCATGACGACCGGGGCGTCTTCCGGCCCGAGCATTCCTGGGTGGTGGAGGAGGCTCCGGCCGCTCCCGTCCAGGCGGTGCCCGTGTCGAAGCATGTCGCCGCCTCCTGA
- a CDS encoding ABC transporter permease — MIRNFRELYSYRGLLLSLVQRELKARYRGSVLGFFWTFLNPTLHMLVYALLFGVFMKNQIPHYAYFMFVGLLPWIWFSTSVSAGASAISDRRDLMTKVRFPAQVLPATVVATNFCNFIFSLPLMVALGLIFGVVPTWHVVLFPAVVLVQMCFTFAVVYAVSAFNVTFRDLQHIVMNLMTLWFFVTPVLYKLSTIPEEYRRVLQVLNPMSILITSYQAIFYEHQLPDAVPLVSLLGVSLVLLWGATQIFESRREEFAESI; from the coding sequence ATGATTCGCAACTTCCGGGAGCTCTATTCGTACCGGGGGCTCCTCCTCAGCCTGGTGCAGCGCGAGCTGAAGGCGCGCTATCGCGGCTCGGTGCTGGGCTTCTTCTGGACGTTCCTGAACCCCACGCTGCACATGCTGGTGTACGCGCTGCTGTTCGGCGTGTTCATGAAGAACCAGATCCCGCACTACGCGTACTTCATGTTCGTGGGGCTGCTGCCGTGGATCTGGTTCTCCACGTCGGTGTCGGCGGGTGCGAGCGCCATCAGCGACCGGCGCGACCTGATGACCAAGGTGCGCTTCCCGGCGCAGGTGCTGCCGGCCACGGTGGTGGCCACCAACTTCTGCAACTTCATCTTCTCGCTGCCGCTGATGGTGGCGCTGGGGCTGATCTTCGGCGTGGTGCCCACGTGGCACGTGGTGCTGTTCCCCGCGGTGGTGCTGGTGCAGATGTGCTTCACCTTCGCGGTGGTGTACGCGGTCAGCGCCTTCAACGTGACGTTCCGGGACCTGCAGCACATCGTGATGAACCTGATGACGCTGTGGTTCTTCGTGACGCCGGTGCTCTACAAGCTGTCCACCATCCCGGAGGAGTACCGGCGCGTGCTGCAGGTGCTCAATCCGATGTCCATCCTCATCACCTCGTACCAGGCCATCTTCTACGAGCACCAGTTGCCGGACGCGGTGCCGCTCGTGTCGCTCCTGGGGGTCTCGCTCGTGCTGCTGTGGGGTGCCACGCAGATCTTCGAGAGCCGCCGCGAGGAGTTCGCGGAGTCCATCTAG
- the pgsA gene encoding CDP-diacylglycerol--glycerol-3-phosphate 3-phosphatidyltransferase, with the protein MATERALRKQRKREERARRRASRRPSILVQEFWNLPNMLTLGRILIIPVFVWLTYDADPLHSLLAGLVFAVAAITDVIDGYLARRWNLITVVGKFMDPLADKLIAMAALVMMVRLGRIAAWVVIVLLAREFIVTGLRTIAASEGMVIAAGQEGKWKTSLQLVGIISLCVHYVHPLDLGFRTVTVDYNQVGKLLVYLSGAFSVWSAVVYFRAFLNMLARRGSTDPDAKSV; encoded by the coding sequence ATGGCCACCGAGCGAGCCCTCAGGAAGCAGCGCAAGCGCGAGGAGCGGGCCCGCCGCCGCGCGTCCCGCCGTCCCAGCATCCTGGTGCAGGAGTTCTGGAACCTGCCCAACATGCTGACGCTGGGGCGCATCCTCATCATCCCCGTGTTCGTCTGGCTCACCTACGACGCGGACCCCCTGCACTCGCTCCTGGCCGGCCTGGTGTTCGCCGTGGCCGCCATCACGGACGTCATCGACGGCTACCTCGCCCGCCGCTGGAACCTCATCACCGTGGTGGGCAAGTTCATGGATCCGCTGGCGGACAAGCTCATCGCCATGGCCGCCCTGGTGATGATGGTCCGCCTGGGCCGCATCGCCGCGTGGGTCGTCATCGTGCTCCTGGCCCGCGAGTTCATCGTCACCGGCCTGCGCACCATCGCAGCCAGCGAGGGCATGGTCATCGCCGCGGGGCAGGAGGGGAAGTGGAAGACGTCCCTCCAACTGGTGGGGATCATCTCCCTGTGCGTCCACTATGTGCACCCGCTGGACCTCGGCTTCCGCACCGTCACCGTGGACTACAACCAGGTGGGCAAGCTGCTCGTGTACCTGTCCGGTGCGTTCTCCGTCTGGAGCGCCGTCGTCTACTTCCGCGCGTTCCTCAACATGCTCGCCCGCAGGGGCAGCACGGATCCGGATGCGAAAAGTGTTTGA
- a CDS encoding tetratricopeptide repeat protein: MTTRTKGTKEPGPADEEFLQQLHRGSELLGAGKVTEAKGFLERAHQLQPRHEKAQNLLGLTYFKLGLFDRAADLYEMLVRDNPVDPTLRVNLGLVYLKTNALQRAAREFETATDLAPDHKKAHNYLGLTFAQMGEYGRAREHFLLSGSDAMAEKMSRAIAGEGYSRPPPAAAPAPGRPHGEETPAAPPPASPPPVTSSGESDWGAQFGLDEAPPIPRTVSASAPPPDDDLRFAEDEGPPAPKDDHAFTRRAAPEVQEDEDPSLAAGASSHREDAELAATTDAAASGADVEVTDELPPTPVSEEIEVSEEPPVLASDLESEPGAAFAETFAPLAMPEAPPAARASVPRPVARSAVPASTPDAGAHATPPVLTEWVPTVALPAPAPGQSFSPGAMGLALAVDGELLTRLEGLVAVRGQVSFEPEMKRFRGRATDKPFGVGDQAMVRARGQGTLHLEPVSGRQWAAVSLDDESVYLRDACVFAFEEPVVFENGRVPSELAEDLDLVHLRGQGRVLLSLTGPLRSVPVSMDQPVTVPLTHLVGWVGNLTPRVVPLVASAVGETVRGAVELGGEGFALIALGVR; the protein is encoded by the coding sequence ATGACGACGCGCACGAAGGGGACGAAGGAGCCGGGCCCCGCTGACGAGGAGTTCCTCCAGCAGCTCCACCGCGGGAGCGAGCTGCTGGGCGCCGGCAAGGTCACCGAAGCAAAGGGCTTCCTGGAGCGCGCGCACCAGCTCCAGCCGCGCCACGAGAAGGCCCAGAACCTGCTGGGCCTGACGTATTTCAAGCTGGGCCTCTTCGACCGCGCCGCGGACCTGTACGAGATGCTCGTGCGGGACAACCCCGTGGACCCGACGCTGCGGGTGAACCTGGGGCTCGTCTACCTGAAGACGAACGCGCTCCAGCGCGCGGCGCGCGAGTTTGAAACGGCCACCGACCTGGCCCCGGACCACAAGAAGGCCCACAACTACCTGGGCCTGACCTTCGCCCAGATGGGCGAGTACGGCCGCGCGCGCGAGCACTTCCTCCTGTCCGGCAGCGACGCCATGGCGGAGAAGATGTCGCGCGCCATCGCGGGGGAGGGCTACAGCCGTCCACCGCCCGCCGCCGCCCCCGCGCCGGGCCGTCCCCACGGGGAGGAGACCCCGGCCGCACCGCCGCCCGCGTCGCCCCCGCCCGTGACCTCCTCCGGCGAGAGCGACTGGGGCGCCCAGTTCGGCCTGGACGAAGCGCCGCCCATCCCTCGCACCGTCTCCGCGTCGGCGCCGCCCCCGGATGACGACCTGCGCTTCGCGGAGGACGAGGGGCCGCCCGCGCCCAAGGACGACCACGCCTTCACCCGCCGCGCCGCGCCCGAGGTCCAGGAAGACGAGGACCCCAGCCTCGCCGCTGGCGCGAGCAGCCATCGGGAGGACGCGGAGCTCGCCGCCACCACGGACGCGGCCGCCTCCGGAGCCGACGTCGAGGTCACCGACGAGCTGCCTCCCACGCCGGTGTCGGAGGAGATCGAAGTCTCCGAGGAGCCGCCCGTCCTCGCGTCCGACCTGGAGTCGGAGCCCGGCGCCGCCTTCGCGGAGACCTTCGCCCCGCTGGCCATGCCCGAGGCGCCTCCCGCCGCCCGGGCCTCCGTGCCCCGGCCGGTGGCGCGCTCCGCCGTGCCGGCCTCCACGCCCGACGCGGGAGCCCACGCGACTCCACCCGTGCTCACCGAGTGGGTGCCCACGGTGGCGCTCCCGGCCCCGGCGCCGGGGCAGTCCTTCTCCCCGGGCGCGATGGGGCTGGCGCTCGCGGTGGATGGCGAACTGCTCACCCGGCTGGAGGGGCTGGTCGCCGTGCGCGGACAGGTCTCCTTCGAGCCGGAGATGAAGCGCTTCCGGGGCCGGGCCACGGACAAGCCCTTCGGCGTGGGAGACCAGGCCATGGTGCGCGCGCGGGGGCAGGGGACGCTGCACCTGGAGCCCGTGTCCGGGCGGCAGTGGGCCGCGGTGTCCCTGGACGACGAGTCCGTCTACCTGCGTGACGCGTGCGTCTTCGCCTTCGAGGAGCCGGTCGTCTTCGAGAACGGCCGCGTGCCGTCGGAGCTGGCGGAGGACCTGGACCTGGTGCACCTGCGCGGGCAGGGGCGGGTGCTGCTCAGCCTGACGGGCCCGCTGCGCTCGGTGCCGGTGTCCATGGACCAGCCGGTGACGGTGCCCCTGACGCACCTGGTGGGCTGGGTGGGCAACCTCACGCCCCGCGTCGTGCCGCTCGTGGCGTCCGCCGTCGGGGAGACAGTGAGGGGCGCGGTGGAGCTGGGCGGTGAAGGATTTGCCCTCATCGCACTCGGGGTCCGGTAG
- a CDS encoding transglycosylase SLT domain-containing protein: protein MRVLTALAVLLTAALPALAADGIYSYVEKDGTIVYTNVPPGGARKARKLSGTFTPAPAKSAPVRGRSKTPTELDPHIANAALRYRIPSALVRAIMHTESNFNPNALSNKGASGLMQLMPGTASDMYVKDIFDSKDNIEGGVRYLRVLANMFDGDMVKMVAAYNAGPDAVKKYGGQVPPYAETQEYVRKVLQLYYHYKERERLAQAEASSREPTSENDDAHEGDEGAGPR from the coding sequence ATGCGTGTCCTGACCGCCCTCGCCGTCCTGCTGACCGCCGCCCTCCCGGCCCTCGCCGCGGACGGCATCTACAGCTACGTGGAGAAGGACGGCACCATCGTCTACACGAACGTGCCGCCCGGGGGCGCCCGCAAGGCGCGCAAGCTGTCCGGGACCTTCACGCCCGCGCCGGCCAAGTCCGCGCCCGTGCGGGGCCGCTCCAAGACGCCGACGGAGCTGGATCCGCACATCGCCAACGCGGCGCTGCGCTACCGCATCCCGTCCGCGCTGGTGCGCGCCATCATGCACACGGAGAGCAACTTCAACCCGAACGCGCTCAGCAACAAGGGCGCCAGCGGGCTGATGCAGCTCATGCCGGGCACCGCGTCTGACATGTACGTGAAGGACATCTTCGACTCGAAGGACAACATCGAGGGGGGCGTGCGCTACCTGCGCGTGCTGGCCAACATGTTCGACGGCGACATGGTGAAGATGGTCGCCGCGTACAACGCCGGGCCGGACGCGGTGAAGAAGTACGGAGGCCAGGTGCCGCCGTACGCCGAGACGCAGGAATACGTGCGCAAGGTCCTCCAGCTCTATTACCACTACAAGGAGCGCGAGCGGCTCGCCCAGGCCGAGGCCAGCAGCCGTGAGCCCACATCCGAGAATGACGACGCGCACGAAGGGGACGAAGGAGCCGGGCCCCGCTGA
- the nadB gene encoding L-aspartate oxidase has product MPHRFDFLVMGGGVAGLSFALQAAQHGTVAVLTKRERGEGNTAYAQGGIAGVLSPTDTFDAHIQDTLVAGAGLCHRDAVEVTVREGPARLKELVALGAAFDQRGGEFDLTREGGHSARRIIHAGDITGREVQRALLAACDEQPNITFFQNAAAIDLILDRRPHAASASRCLGVYALMEDGSIERFISKVTVLATGGAGKVYLYTSNPDVATGDGVAMAYRAGARVANMEFYQFHPTCLFHPEAKSFLISEALRGEGGKLRLKGGQTFMDRYHPMRDLAPRDVVARAIDAELKRTGNDCVYLDMTHLGRAYLTERFPNIYATCKAFNIDMAVQPIPVVPAAHYQCGGVVTDLDGRTNIPGLYAIGEVSCTGLHGANRLASNSLLEGLVFGHRAVRVAAEELSSLSLPKEDPPAWDSGSAVDSDESVVVTHNWDEIRRLMWNYVGIVRTDKRLMRARRRLELLREEIRDYYWRFKVTRDVIELRNIAEVAHLIVDCASRRKESRGLHYTLDYPHTDEHQGTRDTVLSREL; this is encoded by the coding sequence ATGCCTCATCGGTTTGATTTCCTGGTCATGGGCGGCGGCGTGGCAGGCCTGTCGTTCGCCCTGCAGGCGGCCCAGCACGGCACGGTCGCCGTGCTCACCAAGCGCGAGCGTGGAGAAGGCAACACCGCCTACGCGCAAGGGGGCATCGCCGGCGTGCTGTCCCCCACGGACACGTTCGACGCGCACATCCAGGACACCCTCGTGGCGGGCGCGGGCCTGTGCCACCGCGACGCGGTGGAGGTGACGGTGCGGGAGGGGCCCGCGCGCCTCAAGGAGCTGGTGGCGCTGGGCGCGGCGTTCGATCAGCGCGGCGGCGAGTTCGACCTCACGCGCGAGGGCGGCCACTCGGCCCGGCGCATCATCCACGCAGGCGACATCACCGGCCGGGAGGTGCAGCGCGCGCTTTTGGCCGCGTGCGACGAGCAGCCCAACATCACCTTCTTCCAGAACGCGGCCGCCATCGACCTCATCCTGGACCGGCGTCCGCACGCCGCGTCCGCCAGCCGGTGCCTGGGCGTGTACGCGCTGATGGAGGACGGCTCCATCGAGCGGTTCATCTCCAAGGTGACGGTGCTGGCCACGGGCGGCGCGGGCAAGGTGTACCTCTACACCTCCAATCCGGACGTCGCGACGGGCGACGGCGTGGCCATGGCGTACCGCGCGGGCGCGCGCGTGGCGAACATGGAGTTCTACCAGTTCCACCCCACGTGCCTCTTCCACCCGGAGGCCAAGAGCTTCCTCATCAGCGAGGCGCTGCGCGGCGAGGGAGGCAAGCTGCGGCTCAAGGGCGGCCAGACGTTCATGGACCGCTACCACCCCATGCGCGACCTGGCCCCGCGCGACGTGGTGGCGCGCGCCATCGACGCGGAGCTCAAGCGCACGGGCAACGACTGCGTCTACCTGGACATGACGCACCTGGGCCGCGCGTACCTCACGGAGCGCTTCCCCAACATCTACGCCACCTGCAAGGCCTTCAACATCGACATGGCGGTGCAGCCCATCCCCGTGGTGCCCGCGGCCCACTACCAGTGCGGCGGCGTGGTGACGGACCTGGACGGGCGCACCAACATCCCGGGCCTCTACGCCATTGGCGAGGTGTCCTGCACGGGCCTGCACGGCGCCAACCGGCTCGCGTCCAACTCGCTGCTGGAGGGCCTGGTGTTCGGCCACCGCGCGGTGCGGGTGGCGGCGGAGGAGCTGTCGTCGCTGTCGCTGCCCAAGGAGGATCCGCCGGCCTGGGACTCGGGCAGCGCGGTGGACTCCGACGAGAGCGTGGTCGTCACCCACAACTGGGATGAGATCCGCCGGCTCATGTGGAACTACGTGGGCATCGTCCGCACGGACAAGCGGCTGATGCGCGCGCGGCGGCGGCTGGAGCTGCTGCGCGAGGAGATCCGCGACTACTACTGGCGCTTCAAGGTCACCCGCGACGTCATCGAGCTGCGCAACATCGCGGAGGTGGCGCACCTCATCGTGGACTGCGCGAGCCGCCGCAAGGAGAGCCGCGGCCTGCACTACACCCTGGACTACCCCCACACGGACGAGCACCAGGGCACGCGCGACACCGTCCTCTCACGGGAGCTGTGA
- a CDS encoding rhomboid family intramembrane serine protease, whose amino-acid sequence MSRPRRMLDDLPGPSGLDDARGTVPGPGDGDGPPPGPPRPRPKQPTPYVSFTIIAVAVVMFFISPSLGRPLIVGGLNYGIVGPLALYGPWVQAGEYWRLLGMVFEHGGPMHLLFNMLAVYSLGASLERGIGSGRFLALSLVTALGGSAFALFFNFNTVTVGASGMILGWGGAMLPILTRQGRREHMFWLVQVAVISLLPGVSWSGHLGGFLFGLPCGMALRQGPKFYSRAIPVLLFIAAVLAVVAAHPGRLGGL is encoded by the coding sequence ATGTCCCGTCCGCGCCGCATGCTGGATGACCTCCCCGGCCCCTCCGGGCTGGATGACGCGCGCGGCACCGTGCCGGGCCCTGGGGATGGAGACGGGCCGCCGCCGGGCCCGCCGCGGCCCCGGCCGAAGCAGCCCACGCCCTACGTCAGCTTCACCATCATCGCGGTCGCGGTGGTGATGTTCTTCATCAGCCCGTCGCTGGGCCGGCCGCTCATCGTCGGCGGGCTGAACTATGGAATCGTGGGGCCGCTGGCGCTCTACGGGCCGTGGGTCCAGGCGGGCGAGTACTGGCGCCTGCTGGGCATGGTGTTCGAGCACGGCGGCCCGATGCACCTGCTCTTCAACATGCTCGCCGTGTACTCGCTGGGCGCGTCGCTGGAGCGCGGCATCGGCAGCGGGCGGTTCCTGGCGCTGTCGCTCGTCACGGCGCTGGGCGGCTCCGCTTTCGCGCTCTTCTTCAACTTCAACACCGTGACGGTGGGCGCGTCCGGAATGATCCTGGGCTGGGGCGGCGCGATGCTGCCCATCCTCACCCGGCAGGGCCGCCGGGAGCACATGTTCTGGCTCGTACAGGTGGCGGTCATCAGCCTGCTGCCCGGGGTGAGCTGGTCCGGTCACCTGGGCGGCTTCCTCTTCGGCCTGCCGTGCGGCATGGCGCTGCGCCAGGGCCCGAAGTTCTACTCGCGCGCCATCCCCGTCCTGCTGTTCATCGCCGCGGTGCTGGCCGTGGTCGCCGCCCATCCCGGGCGCCTTGGAGGCCTTTGA
- a CDS encoding TIGR00730 family Rossman fold protein yields the protein MAEPTVRNVCVFCGSRSGTRAGYREAATQMGAALAKRGLSLVYGGASVGLMGAVADAVLANGGKAVGVLPHFMDAKELAHPRLTELHRVDSMHARKALMAERADAFVALPGGFGTLDELFEIVTWAQLGLHRKPMGLLDVDGFFQPLLAMASRMVEAGFVPETQGMPFAVNASPDALLDRLLAGPTMPLTSKWLKDGQQT from the coding sequence ATGGCTGAACCTACCGTGCGCAACGTCTGCGTCTTCTGCGGCTCGCGCTCCGGCACCCGCGCCGGGTACCGCGAGGCCGCCACCCAGATGGGGGCCGCGCTGGCGAAGCGGGGGCTGTCGCTCGTCTACGGCGGCGCGAGCGTGGGGCTGATGGGCGCGGTGGCGGACGCGGTGCTCGCCAACGGCGGCAAGGCCGTGGGCGTGCTGCCCCACTTCATGGACGCGAAGGAGCTGGCCCACCCGCGCCTGACGGAGCTGCACCGGGTGGACTCCATGCACGCGCGCAAGGCGCTGATGGCCGAGCGCGCGGACGCCTTCGTCGCCCTGCCCGGCGGCTTCGGCACGCTGGATGAGCTCTTCGAAATCGTCACCTGGGCGCAGCTGGGCCTGCACCGCAAGCCCATGGGCCTCCTGGACGTGGACGGCTTCTTCCAACCGCTGCTCGCCATGGCCAGCAGGATGGTGGAGGCGGGCTTCGTCCCGGAGACGCAGGGCATGCCCTTCGCGGTGAATGCCTCGCCGGACGCGCTCCTGGACCGCCTGCTCGCGGGGCCCACGATGCCGCTCACGTCGAAGTGGCTGAAGGACGGCCAGCAGACCTGA